In one Fibrobacter sp. UWR3 genomic region, the following are encoded:
- a CDS encoding tetratricopeptide repeat protein yields the protein MAKVVQITAENFETEVIQASETRAVAVLFSSAEYPDCAPYSQLLGQLSTSMDFTLGVVSCDDRANMQLIQAFRVQSVPEVHVVDKGQIADVIAGVLPEADLKKRLEKFFISDEARFQTALEDAIAQKNFDQALPMLDEALAKTPDDKKLQLLWAKASLGMGDTEKAKAVLQKFNEGDDQYREAKSPLELLDFHAEAAKKDVQGKEAIVYHEACKLACAEEFESALQAFLNLFVEAPEWNDGAAKKAMLTLFGVLGPKHELTWKYRAKLNTMMFI from the coding sequence ATGGCTAAAGTAGTACAGATTACCGCTGAAAATTTTGAGACCGAGGTCATCCAGGCCTCCGAGACCCGCGCTGTCGCAGTGCTTTTCTCCTCCGCAGAATACCCCGACTGCGCTCCCTATTCGCAGTTGCTGGGCCAACTCTCCACCAGCATGGACTTTACCCTCGGCGTGGTGAGTTGCGATGACCGCGCAAACATGCAGCTCATCCAGGCGTTCCGCGTGCAGTCCGTGCCGGAGGTGCACGTGGTGGACAAGGGCCAGATTGCAGATGTCATCGCAGGCGTGTTGCCCGAAGCCGATCTGAAAAAGCGACTCGAGAAGTTTTTTATCTCGGACGAGGCCCGCTTCCAGACCGCCCTCGAAGATGCGATTGCCCAGAAGAACTTTGACCAGGCGCTCCCGATGCTCGACGAGGCCCTCGCGAAGACCCCCGACGACAAGAAGTTGCAGTTATTGTGGGCGAAGGCGAGCCTCGGCATGGGCGACACCGAGAAGGCGAAAGCCGTGCTCCAGAAGTTCAACGAGGGCGACGACCAGTACCGCGAGGCGAAATCCCCGCTGGAACTCCTCGACTTCCACGCCGAAGCCGCGAAGAAGGACGTTCAGGGCAAGGAAGCCATCGTGTACCACGAGGCCTGCAAACTCGCCTGCGCCGAAGAATTCGAAAGCGCACTCCAGGCATTCCTTAACTTGTTCGTAGAAGCGCCCGAATGGAACGACGGCGCCGCAAAGAAGGCGATGCTTACCTTGTTCGGGGTGCTCGGGCCCAAGCACGAACTCACGTGGAAATACCGCGCCAAGCTCAACACGATGATGTTTATTTAG
- a CDS encoding DNA alkylation repair protein, with the protein MLRFTQDILLALRAIANEEEAHEMSKKTREQFDFLGVRLVPRREVTYPIFDKNPPKNDTELVTRVEDMWSQPYREIQYAACDYLFRHKEMLGGQHLNFLKKLIKTRAWRDTVDILASCILGDLALRLPALRTKITSWIRDPNIWVRRSAIIFQVQYKDRTDWPLLRQFCLTCAKEDDYYIRNGIGRALSEYARINPTEVRRFVQDNSFAEQTTQEILRLI; encoded by the coding sequence ATGTTAAGATTCACGCAAGATATACTACTCGCACTACGTGCCATCGCGAACGAGGAAGAAGCTCACGAGATGTCCAAAAAGACGCGCGAACAGTTCGATTTTCTTGGAGTCCGTCTTGTCCCCCGCCGCGAAGTCACCTACCCTATTTTTGATAAGAACCCGCCCAAAAACGATACCGAGCTAGTCACCCGGGTCGAAGACATGTGGTCGCAGCCTTATCGCGAAATACAGTATGCCGCTTGCGACTACCTCTTCCGCCATAAGGAAATGCTCGGTGGCCAGCACCTCAACTTCCTCAAGAAGTTGATCAAGACCCGCGCCTGGCGCGATACGGTCGACATCCTTGCATCTTGCATCCTGGGCGACCTCGCCCTCCGCCTGCCGGCACTCCGCACCAAGATTACCTCGTGGATCCGCGACCCGAACATCTGGGTAAGGCGCAGCGCCATCATTTTCCAGGTGCAGTACAAGGACCGTACCGACTGGCCCCTGCTTAGGCAGTTCTGCCTGACCTGCGCCAAGGAAGACGACTACTATATTAGGAATGGTATCGGGCGCGCCCTCTCGGAATACGCGAGGATCAACCCCACCGAAGTGCGCCGCTTCGTGCAAGACAACAGCTTCGCCGAGCAGACCACCCAGGAAATCCTCCGCCTTATATAA
- a CDS encoding sialate O-acetylesterase, protein MDVKKYSEILTIALWLVGGILMLATVATAAPNPNFHIYIAYGQSNMAGNGDIVPAEDQDKYSEKFLMLASHNANASQRSGKTNQSIKTGEWYTAIPPMFHPFENLSPADYFGRAMVDSLPGVTVGIIPVAIGAVSIRAFDKDQYESYFKGDGKDIMSWGWPKDYDNNPPGRILELAKKAKEVGVIKGFVFHQGESDGTDDNWRRTVYKTYKDIIDALDLDENEVPFVAGELLQEGNNCCGSKNGGIAQLKNNFKKFGLASSKGLQGNGKDPYHFGRAGVIELGRRYCSEMLKLIDKTIDPDAPPVNLVDPSQSTVPDEPPEEYGPYTDPIEIPGKVQAENYNKGGANVAYYDLNKGNEGGKLRKDDVDIYQPNMGIVVGYNQKGEWLKYTVNVAADGDYGISANVAGENGTGGFVLYIDGERIGDEIVNEGKGFDAYSVVDGGKASLKAGEHELKIEITNDWIDIDYVEFKEVSSQQPLGFKDVRLGMTEAESNFELFDLRGNRVARFSAGGMASAMDYVKSGALKVRGGVYMLRGNTANGMVSRKVGVYAK, encoded by the coding sequence ATGGATGTGAAAAAGTATTCCGAGATTCTGACTATCGCGCTGTGGCTCGTAGGCGGAATTTTAATGCTTGCGACGGTCGCGACTGCGGCCCCGAACCCCAATTTCCATATTTATATTGCCTACGGGCAGTCCAACATGGCCGGTAACGGCGATATCGTCCCTGCCGAAGACCAGGACAAGTATTCCGAAAAGTTCCTGATGCTTGCCTCGCATAACGCAAACGCGAGCCAGCGTAGCGGCAAGACGAACCAGTCCATCAAGACTGGCGAATGGTACACCGCGATTCCCCCGATGTTCCACCCGTTCGAGAACCTCTCCCCGGCGGACTACTTCGGCCGTGCGATGGTGGATTCCCTGCCGGGCGTAACCGTGGGCATTATCCCGGTTGCAATCGGTGCGGTGAGCATTCGTGCCTTCGACAAGGACCAGTATGAAAGTTACTTCAAGGGCGACGGCAAGGACATCATGAGCTGGGGCTGGCCCAAGGATTACGACAACAACCCTCCGGGACGCATTCTGGAACTCGCCAAGAAGGCTAAGGAAGTGGGCGTCATCAAGGGTTTCGTTTTCCACCAGGGCGAAAGCGACGGCACCGACGACAACTGGCGCCGCACCGTCTACAAGACCTACAAGGATATTATCGACGCGCTCGACCTCGACGAAAACGAGGTGCCGTTCGTTGCCGGCGAACTCCTCCAGGAAGGCAACAACTGCTGCGGAAGCAAGAATGGCGGCATTGCCCAGCTCAAGAACAACTTCAAGAAGTTCGGGCTTGCCTCCTCGAAGGGCCTGCAGGGTAACGGCAAGGACCCGTACCACTTCGGGCGCGCGGGCGTGATTGAACTTGGCAGGCGCTACTGCTCCGAGATGCTCAAGCTTATCGACAAGACGATTGACCCGGATGCCCCGCCGGTAAACCTGGTGGACCCGAGCCAGTCTACGGTTCCTGACGAACCTCCCGAGGAATATGGACCCTATACCGACCCGATTGAAATCCCGGGCAAGGTGCAGGCCGAAAACTACAACAAGGGTGGTGCAAACGTTGCCTACTACGATTTGAACAAGGGTAACGAGGGCGGCAAGCTCCGCAAGGACGATGTGGACATTTACCAGCCGAACATGGGCATTGTCGTGGGCTACAACCAGAAGGGCGAATGGCTCAAGTACACCGTGAACGTGGCCGCCGATGGCGATTACGGAATTTCCGCCAACGTGGCGGGTGAAAACGGCACGGGCGGTTTTGTGCTCTATATCGACGGCGAACGCATCGGCGATGAAATCGTCAACGAGGGCAAGGGATTTGACGCGTATTCTGTCGTGGATGGCGGCAAGGCTTCGCTTAAGGCGGGCGAGCACGAACTGAAAATTGAAATAACCAACGACTGGATTGATATCGACTACGTGGAATTCAAGGAAGTTTCCTCCCAACAGCCTCTTGGATTTAAGGATGTACGCCTGGGCATGACCGAAGCAGAGAGCAATTTTGAACTGTTCGACCTTCGCGGCAACCGCGTGGCTCGCTTTAGTGCGGGCGGCATGGCTAGCGCGATGGATTACGTGAAGTCGGGTGCGCTCAAGGTTCGCGGCGGCGTGTACATGCTCCGTGGCAACACGGCGAACGGGATGGTTTCCAGGAAGGTAGGCGTTTATGCAAAGTAG
- a CDS encoding family 43 glycosylhydrolase, with product MGCFKLLTRAALTAAAFTGISFAVTVNNPIMYVDSPDPSIVRVDDAYYMVTTTMHFAPGVPVFKSTDLAQWRTVGYAYQTLTNNDQQNLNGGKDAYGKGSWASSIRYHKGFFYVLTPSYTTGKTHLYKTADVESGQWSEVQLPFYHDPSLFFDDDGTVWVFYGSGDQISYVQLNDDASGVKAGGKSGKLGGVSVNQVTGTSNYYVPQEGSHMEKVNGEYYLFTISWPAGKSRSEIVYRSKSLLSGFSGRYFLSDNGVAQGGIFDTPDGKWYALLFRDSGPVGRMSHLVPMEWKDGWPVPTSGSKAPSTIDLPESPLPGYGMVTSDDFESSELALEWQFNHNPDNKNWSLSANPGFYRITTSRTDSRVVNAKNTLTQRSFGPKSSGRTLVDGTGMKDGDMAGLVALQDDKGFVALAKDGGSYKVVMYTGNKDGESLKDSKAISGSKVYLRIDFDLPIDRGTAYFYYSTDGNTWTKIGSDVKLNYDLHMFVGVRWGLFNFATKQAGGYADFDWFKVGVDANDEIYLDGAGSEPVLQTPFCAAGENCPAIALPGKIEAENFDVPGKGKDGTSYYDGDSENHGDSDYRAGTGVDLYKKATGIIVGYNSEGDWLEYTVNVKEAGDYTMFAAVAAAGNTSSFKLSLDGKDLTEEIAVPAASSGEENYDDYNKVQANVTLPAGEHVLRFTVTGAWLDIDYFTFVKGKDATDPEPIGTDIAQKVRFGVQGVQTYRVFSLNGTLVGTVDATSTYEAQSKVRAMVSEKGVYLIRTATGMTRRVLVTK from the coding sequence ATGGGATGTTTCAAACTTCTGACTCGCGCAGCCCTCACTGCTGCTGCTTTTACCGGCATTTCCTTTGCCGTTACGGTCAATAACCCGATTATGTACGTCGATAGCCCGGACCCCTCGATTGTCCGCGTTGACGACGCTTACTACATGGTGACGACGACCATGCACTTTGCGCCTGGCGTGCCCGTTTTCAAGAGCACGGATTTGGCCCAGTGGCGCACGGTGGGGTATGCCTACCAGACGCTCACCAACAACGACCAGCAGAACTTGAATGGCGGCAAGGACGCCTACGGTAAGGGCTCTTGGGCTTCGAGCATCCGTTACCACAAGGGATTCTTCTACGTGCTGACCCCGTCCTACACGACAGGCAAGACTCACCTGTACAAGACCGCCGACGTGGAAAGCGGCCAGTGGAGCGAAGTGCAGCTCCCGTTCTATCACGATCCGTCCCTCTTCTTCGATGACGACGGCACCGTGTGGGTGTTCTACGGCAGCGGCGACCAGATTAGCTACGTGCAGCTCAATGACGATGCGAGCGGCGTGAAGGCCGGCGGCAAGAGCGGCAAGCTCGGCGGCGTGAGCGTGAACCAGGTGACCGGCACCAGCAACTACTACGTGCCGCAGGAAGGCTCGCACATGGAAAAGGTGAACGGCGAATACTACCTGTTCACGATTTCCTGGCCGGCGGGCAAGAGCCGTAGCGAAATTGTTTACCGTTCCAAGAGCCTGCTCTCCGGATTTAGCGGAAGGTATTTCCTCTCCGATAACGGTGTTGCGCAGGGCGGCATTTTTGATACTCCCGATGGCAAGTGGTATGCCCTCCTGTTCCGCGATTCCGGCCCGGTTGGCCGTATGTCGCACCTGGTCCCGATGGAATGGAAGGACGGCTGGCCGGTTCCGACCAGCGGAAGCAAGGCACCCTCCACGATTGACCTGCCGGAATCCCCGCTCCCGGGCTATGGCATGGTCACCAGCGATGATTTTGAATCCAGCGAACTTGCTCTTGAATGGCAGTTCAACCACAATCCCGATAACAAGAACTGGAGTTTGTCTGCAAATCCGGGTTTCTACCGCATTACTACGAGCCGCACCGATAGCCGCGTGGTGAATGCGAAGAACACCTTGACACAGCGCTCCTTTGGCCCCAAGAGTTCGGGCCGTACGCTTGTCGATGGCACCGGCATGAAGGATGGCGATATGGCCGGCCTCGTTGCCCTGCAAGATGACAAGGGCTTCGTGGCGCTTGCTAAAGATGGCGGCAGCTACAAGGTGGTGATGTACACCGGAAACAAGGACGGTGAAAGCCTGAAGGACAGCAAGGCGATTTCGGGTTCCAAGGTTTACCTGCGTATCGATTTCGACCTGCCGATTGACCGCGGTACCGCATACTTCTACTACAGCACCGATGGCAATACCTGGACAAAGATTGGTAGCGACGTGAAGCTCAATTACGACCTCCACATGTTCGTGGGTGTGCGTTGGGGCCTCTTCAACTTTGCAACAAAGCAAGCGGGCGGCTATGCGGACTTTGACTGGTTCAAGGTCGGTGTTGATGCGAACGATGAAATTTACCTCGATGGCGCTGGCTCTGAACCTGTCCTGCAGACTCCGTTCTGTGCCGCCGGCGAAAACTGCCCCGCCATTGCGCTCCCGGGCAAGATTGAGGCCGAAAACTTCGACGTGCCGGGCAAGGGCAAGGACGGTACCTCTTACTACGATGGCGATTCCGAGAACCACGGCGACAGCGACTACCGCGCAGGTACCGGTGTTGACCTTTACAAGAAGGCGACTGGAATCATCGTGGGCTACAACAGCGAAGGTGACTGGCTCGAATACACCGTGAACGTGAAGGAAGCGGGTGATTACACCATGTTCGCGGCTGTCGCTGCTGCAGGCAACACCTCGAGCTTCAAACTCTCCCTGGACGGCAAGGACCTCACCGAAGAAATCGCGGTGCCTGCGGCAAGTTCTGGCGAAGAGAATTACGACGACTACAACAAGGTGCAGGCCAACGTGACGCTCCCTGCTGGCGAACACGTGCTCCGCTTCACGGTTACTGGTGCCTGGCTCGATATTGACTACTTCACGTTCGTGAAGGGCAAGGACGCTACGGACCCGGAACCCATCGGGACTGATATTGCGCAGAAGGTGCGCTTCGGCGTGCAGGGCGTGCAGACTTATCGCGTGTTCAGCCTGAATGGCACGCTCGTGGGAACCGTAGATGCTACAAGCACGTACGAGGCCCAGTCCAAGGTGCGCGCGATGGTTTCTGAGAAGGGCGTGTACCTGATCAGGACCGCGACAGGCATGACTCGCCGCGTTCTTGTGACAAAGTAA